The following proteins are co-located in the Procambarus clarkii isolate CNS0578487 chromosome 16, FALCON_Pclarkii_2.0, whole genome shotgun sequence genome:
- the LOC123760044 gene encoding collagen alpha-1(II) chain isoform X2 yields the protein MTGVGRAGQGRISAVGARAQYRVVGCRGHTGPTGQTAHPQQLPPTPRCPRDAAVAAPRPTMWRLQAPAWRPPPLPSLLLLLLLLASVTPWAAADPKPKPQEDYYDGYGGGAEEYEEYEDYNGLVGQVPEASTECEFEGQKYADGESFSPDDCSRCTCVGGETTCEHTPCDENCAGVLCPEIVCEEQYIPLGQCCPVCPEEPPPEIVGPTPPDTGYGASTTGAEGGSGPPGDRGPTGTPGDPGIPGQPGPPGPMPDIAPWLTQLSQSQGGEKGPIQPDPFSYLQAQVGPVGPRGSPGSPGPSGPQGFQGTRGEPGDTGPIGSAGPPGPRGMPGIPGKDGENGEDGAPGPPGSVGPPGPRGLPGMPGLPGVKGHRGFSGLDGAKGEQGQMGDKGAAGPGGPPGPVGPMGSAGPRGERGREGPPGPPGLRGIDGIGGPPGPPGPPGKSGPPGFPGSAGAKGDQGVQGSKGSQGLQGPRGEAGKPGTPGEPGPQGGPGKDGMPGEKGAPGAQGDSGPPGFPGARGPPGLPGSPGMPGNKGERGLAGERGFKGEGGMKGEGGTPGPRGLPGAPGSSGKRGKRGIRGPPGGVGPQGERGPTGGRGLPGADGPPGPKGQSGDPGPTGTNGQKGREGNPGPPGLPGRQGLRGPTGLSGPSGKTGRPGDRGPPGADGKPGDQGPQGIQGLPGPMGPPGPLGPIGEPGKDGNPGEIGATGPRGDPGKDGSQGPPGVAGPTGSPGERGPPGSPGARGFQGLPGAPGISGANGKDGEAGLQGPRGLPGGAGLRGQRGFPGERGAQGPPGEAGKRGESGQSGPDGPAGPAGPPGQKGHSGPSGLVGLPGGRGPPGLPGEKGERGSLGRVGPEGPPGRQGDQGPQGIMGPIGPPGEPAEKGDPGPPGPPGEAGANGMTGDRGPQGEQGLQGFPGPLGPPGTSGPKGQRGLPGQKGTQGNPGLVGQPGETGPQGLAGLTGAKGQRGELGQRGEPGLMGPPGRPGNAGTPGTPGDQGPPGSSGNPGIKGTPGDTGRPGLPGPTGQPGAPGAEGPKGEAGPEGRSGAVGQPGPVGPSGERGLPGLPGPPGPPGLRGKNGERGEQGPEGKRGDEGPIGSPGLPGSVGPIGPTGDNGAPGADGKPGPPGISGRTGDKGPPGSPGQQGGPGPTGLPGPPGPAGPIGPTGERGDRGEVGPQGVEGSPGPRGKSGAPGTQGETGETGAAGPKGAKGHRGLIGLQGLPGPQGPSGDKGVPGVAGPPGPSGEPGPKGPPGRDGGIGPQGIMGPPGPRGPSGEEGKFGPPGPPGPSGPPGPPGESMGYDAAALAALLGQGQAKGPDPLQGDDSELPARLFGKEITDDERRDLITKAYEQLKTSFKKFLRPEGTKDSPAKTCRDLAYTHPELPNGEYWVDPNEGDTKDAIVVFCDMEKKATCVLPQPEITQEFTWRGQPRGIVWLGEDIQPGYEFTYKADSNQMQFLQLLSAEATQQLTYHCKNSVAVFDARRRNLRNALQIMTVSDTELKARGNRKFKYRVIEDGCKTRLPTWASTIIEFRTEKPQRLPFVDIGVRDIGEPNQAFKIELGPVCYS from the exons CAGAAGAATATGAAGAGTATGAAGATTATAATGGCTTAGTTGGTCAAGTGCCGGAGGCAAGCACGGAATGCGAGTTTGAGGGGCAGAAATACGCCGATGGGGAATCCTTCTCTCCCGATGACTGCTCCCGTTGTACCTGCGTTGGCGGCGAAACCACTTGCGAACATACGCCCTGCGATGAGAATTGCGCCGGCGTCCTGTGTCCCGAGATTGTGTGCGAAGAACAGTATATACCCCTGGGGCAGTGCTGTCCTGTGTGCCCAG AAGAACCTCCTCCGGAAATTGTCGGACCA ACACCTCCTGATACCGGCTACGGCGCTTCCACCACCGGCGCGGAGGGCGGCTCTGGGCCTCCAGGAGACCGGGGTCCCACGGGCACCCCAGGCGACCCCGGAATTCCAGGtcagcctggaccaccaggacccaTGCCAGAT ATTGCGCCATGGTTGACGCAGCTTTCTCAGTCCCAAGGCGGAGAAAAAGGACCCATTCAGCCAGACCCATTCAGTTATCTGCAAGCTCAAGTGGGGCCTGTCGGCCCTAGGGGCTCCCCAG GATCACCAGGTCCCTCTGGCCCTCAAGGTTTCCAGGGGACACGAGGTGAGCCTGGTGACACAGGCCCTATTGGTTCAGCAGGCCCTCCAGGTCCtcgaggaatgccaggaatcccagGAAAAGAT GGTGAGAATGGAGAAGATGGAGCACCAGGTCCCCCAGGTTCAGTGGGACCTCCTGGTCCCCGCGGTCTACCTGGTATGCCAGGTCTACCTGGCGTGAAGGGACACCGTGGCTTTTCTGGTCTGGACGGAGCTAAGGGAGAGCAAGGTCAGATGGGTGACAAGGGTGCTGCAGGTCCTGGGGGTCCACCTGGACCCGTTGGTCCTATG GGCTCGGCTGGTCCCCGTGGTGAGCGAGGTAGGGAGGGTCCACCAGGTCCTCCTGGCTTGAGAGGTATTGATGGCATTGGAGGTCCTCCTGGCCCTCCAGGTCCACCTGGCAAGTCTGGCCCCCCTGGCTTCCCTGGCAGTGCAGGAGCTAAGGGAGACCAAGGTGTACAGGGATCTAAGGGTTCTCAAGGTCTCCAGGGCCCAAGAG GTGAGGCAGGAAAGCCCGGTACTCCTGGAGAGCCTGGCCCCCAGGGAGGACCTGGCAAGGATGGCATGCCTGGAGAGAAGGGCGCTCCTGGTGCACAGGGAGATTCTGGCCCTCCAGGATTCCCAGGTGCTCGTGGGCCCCCAGGTCTACCTGGCAGCCCTGGCATGCCTGGCAACAAGGGTGAGAGG GGTTTGGCTGGAGAACGAGGCTTCAAAGGAGAAGGAGGAATGAAGGGAGAAGGAGGAACCCCTGGCCCTCGTGGGCTGCCAGGTGCTCCTGGATCTTCAGGTAAACGCGGCAAGAGAGGTATTCGAGGTCCTCCAGGAGGAGTGGGCCCTCAGGGCGAACGTGGACCAACAGGAGGCCGTGGTCTCCCAGGTGCTGATGGACCTCCAGGCCCTAAGG GTCAGAGTGGTGACCCAGGCCCCACTGGCACCAATGGTCAGAAAGGTCGTGAAGGCAACCCTGGTCCTCCAGGCCTACCAGGTCGCCAAGGCCTGCGAGGGCCCACTGGTCTATCTGGTCCCTCTGGCAAAACTGGTCGGCCTGGAGACCGAGGTCCACCTGGAGCTGATGGCAAACCTGGTGACCAAGGACCTCAAGGAATTCAGGGTCTTCCCGGACCTATGGGACCTCCTGGTCCACTTGGACCAATC ggTGAGCCTGGCAAAGACGGCAATCCTGGTGAGATTGGTGCAACAGGCCCCAGAGGTGACCCAGGAAAGGATGGTTCTCAGGGGCCCCCAGGCGTGGCAGGGCCAACAGGTTCTCCTGGCGAGCGAGgtccccctggttctccaggtgCTCGTGGCTTCCAAGGTCTTCCTGGTGCTCCTGGAATTTCTGGTGCTAATGGAAAGGACGGGGAGGCTGGTCTGCAgggtcctcggggtctgcctggtGGTGCTGGTCTTCGTGGTCAGCGAGGCTTTCCCGGAGAACGAGGTGCTCAAGGTCCCCCAGGTGAAGCCGGCAAACGTGGAGAGAGTGGCCAAAGTGGTCCTGATGGACCTGCAGGTCCTGCTGGTCCACCAGGACAAAAAGGTCATTCTGGTCCCTCTGGTCTCGTT GGTCTTCCTGGTGGTCGAGGGCCTCCTGGTCTTCCAGGAGAGAAAGGTGAACGTGGATCATTAGGACGTGTTGGACCCGAGGGCCCACCAGGTCGTCAAGGAGATCAAGGTCCTCAGGGTATAATGGGTCCAATTGGGCCTCCAGGAGAACCTGCAGAGAAGGGAGATCCAGGTCCACCAGGTCCTCCTGGTGAAGCTGGTGCCAACGGCATGACTGGAGATCGAGGTCCCCAGGGTGAACAGGGTCTTCAGGGTTTCCCAGGACCTCTTGGGCCACCTGGAACTTCAGGTCCCAAAGGACAACGTGGTCTACCTGGTCAGAAGGGCACTCAAGGTAACCCTGGCTTGGTAGGACAGCCTGGTGAAACTGGACCTCAGGGTCTAGCTGGACTGACGGGTGCAAAGGGACAGCGAGGTGAACTAGGACAACGAGGAGAGCCTGGTCTAATGGGTCCCCCTGGACGACCTGGCAATGCTGGCACGCCT GGTACCCCAGGAGATCAAGGACCTCCAGGTTCAAGTGGTAACCCTGGAATCAAGGGAACCCCTGGTGACACTGGCCGACCTGGTCTGCCAGGACCAACTGGCCAGCCCGGTGCCCCTGGAGCTGAGGGACCTAAGGGTGAAGCTGGTCCTGAAGGTCGCTCTGGAGCCGTTGGTCAGCCTGGTCCTGTTGGACCATCAGGAGAACGTGGATTGCCTGGTCTtcctggtccacctggtcctcctgGACTTCGAGGGAAAAATGGCGAACGC GGAGAACAAGGTCCAGAAGGCAAACGTGGTGATGAAGGTCCCATTGGTTCTCCTGGGTTGCCTGGGTCTGTCGGCCCTATTGGTCCCACAGGTGACAATGGTGCCCCTGGTGCTGACGGCAAACCTGGGCCTCCGGGTATTTCTGGTCGTACAGGAGACAAGGGCCCACCAGGTTCACCAGGACAACAGGGCGGCCCTGGACCCACTGGTTTACCT GGTCCCCCTGGGCCTGCTGGACCCATTGGCCCAACTGGAGAGCGTGGAGACCGCGGAGAAGTTGGACCACAAGGTGTTGAGGGTAGTCCAGGTCCAAGAGGAAAGTCTGGTGCACCAGGAACACAAGGAGAAACTGGAGAAACTGGAGCAGCAGGTCCTAAGGGTGCCAAGGGACACAGAGGTCTCATTGGTCTTCAAGGTCTTCCTGGGCCTCAAGGTCCCTCGGGTGACAAAGGTGTACCTGGTGTTGCTGGTCCACCCGGTCCATCTGGTGAGCCTGGTCCTAAGGGCCCACCTGGCCGTGATGGAGGAATTGGTCCTCAAGGTATTATGGGTCCTCCTGGTCCCCGTGGTCCTAGCGGAGAAGAAGGTAAATTTGGTCCTCCTGGCCCACCTGGTCCTTCTGGTCCCCCTGGTCCACCTGGTGAATCTATGGGTTATGATGCAGCAGCACTGGCAGCTCTCCTAGGGCAGGGTCAGGCTAAGGGACCAGATCCTCTTCAGGGTGATGATTCCGAACTGCCAGCACGTCTCTTTGGCAAAGAAATCACGGACGATGAGCGTCGCGATCTCATAACCAAGGCATATGAGCAACTCAAGACATCTTTCAAGAAGTTCCTCAGACCAGAAGGCACAAAAGACTCCCCAGCAAAGACATGCCGTGATCTGGCTTACACTCATCCGGAACTTCCCAATG GGGAATACTGGGTGGACCCCAACGAGGGAGATACGAAGGATGCCATCGTGGTATTCTGTGACATGGAGAAGAAGGCAACATGTGTCCTGCCGCAGCCTGAGATCACCCAAGAGTTCACTTGGCGTGGACAGCCTCGGGGCATTGTCTGGCTTGGAGAGGACATTCAACCAGGTTATGAG TTCACATACAAGGCAGACAGCAACCAGATGCAGTTCCTGCAGCTGTTGTCAGCAGAGGCGACCCAGCAGCTCACCTACCATTGCAAGAACTCTGTTGCCGTATTCGATGCCAGGAGGAGGAACCTTCGCAATGCCTTGCAGATCATGACTGTCTCGGACACAGAGCTTAAAGCCAGAGGGAATAGGAAGTTTAAATACAGAGTTATAGAAGATGGATGTAAG ACAAGACTTCCCACCTGGGCCTCCACCATTATAGAGTTCCGCACAGAGAAACCACAGCGGTTACCATTCGTGGACATTGGTGTCCGGGATATTGGTGAACCCAACCAAGCATTTAAAATCGAGCTGGGACCCGTGTGCTACTCGTAG
- the LOC123760044 gene encoding collagen alpha-1(II) chain isoform X1 has protein sequence MTGVGRAGQGRISAVGARAQYRVVGCRGHTGPTGQTAHPQQLPPTPRCPRDAAVAAPRPTMWRLQAPAWRPPPLPSLLLLLLLLASVTPWAAADPKPKPQEDYYDGYGGGENYEDYEEYPPYEDYNYEEEPYPTDRERGPVTTEAPPAAPYDPYAATEAPPYDPYGPYDPYTTEAPYDSYDPYDYTEPPTTTTTSTTTTTTTTTTTPPPTTTTTTTTTTPPPPPPPTVAYEGEATRVRRPGRRRKGERRGQVGRDREEEPPPEIVGPTPPDTGYGASTTGAEGGSGPPGDRGPTGTPGDPGIPGQPGPPGPMPDIAPWLTQLSQSQGGEKGPIQPDPFSYLQAQVGPVGPRGSPGSPGPSGPQGFQGTRGEPGDTGPIGSAGPPGPRGMPGIPGKDGENGEDGAPGPPGSVGPPGPRGLPGMPGLPGVKGHRGFSGLDGAKGEQGQMGDKGAAGPGGPPGPVGPMGSAGPRGERGREGPPGPPGLRGIDGIGGPPGPPGPPGKSGPPGFPGSAGAKGDQGVQGSKGSQGLQGPRGEAGKPGTPGEPGPQGGPGKDGMPGEKGAPGAQGDSGPPGFPGARGPPGLPGSPGMPGNKGERGLAGERGFKGEGGMKGEGGTPGPRGLPGAPGSSGKRGKRGIRGPPGGVGPQGERGPTGGRGLPGADGPPGPKGQSGDPGPTGTNGQKGREGNPGPPGLPGRQGLRGPTGLSGPSGKTGRPGDRGPPGADGKPGDQGPQGIQGLPGPMGPPGPLGPIGEPGKDGNPGEIGATGPRGDPGKDGSQGPPGVAGPTGSPGERGPPGSPGARGFQGLPGAPGISGANGKDGEAGLQGPRGLPGGAGLRGQRGFPGERGAQGPPGEAGKRGESGQSGPDGPAGPAGPPGQKGHSGPSGLVGLPGGRGPPGLPGEKGERGSLGRVGPEGPPGRQGDQGPQGIMGPIGPPGEPAEKGDPGPPGPPGEAGANGMTGDRGPQGEQGLQGFPGPLGPPGTSGPKGQRGLPGQKGTQGNPGLVGQPGETGPQGLAGLTGAKGQRGELGQRGEPGLMGPPGRPGNAGTPGTPGDQGPPGSSGNPGIKGTPGDTGRPGLPGPTGQPGAPGAEGPKGEAGPEGRSGAVGQPGPVGPSGERGLPGLPGPPGPPGLRGKNGERGEQGPEGKRGDEGPIGSPGLPGSVGPIGPTGDNGAPGADGKPGPPGISGRTGDKGPPGSPGQQGGPGPTGLPGPPGPAGPIGPTGERGDRGEVGPQGVEGSPGPRGKSGAPGTQGETGETGAAGPKGAKGHRGLIGLQGLPGPQGPSGDKGVPGVAGPPGPSGEPGPKGPPGRDGGIGPQGIMGPPGPRGPSGEEGKFGPPGPPGPSGPPGPPGESMGYDAAALAALLGQGQAKGPDPLQGDDSELPARLFGKEITDDERRDLITKAYEQLKTSFKKFLRPEGTKDSPAKTCRDLAYTHPELPNGEYWVDPNEGDTKDAIVVFCDMEKKATCVLPQPEITQEFTWRGQPRGIVWLGEDIQPGYEFTYKADSNQMQFLQLLSAEATQQLTYHCKNSVAVFDARRRNLRNALQIMTVSDTELKARGNRKFKYRVIEDGCKTRLPTWASTIIEFRTEKPQRLPFVDIGVRDIGEPNQAFKIELGPVCYS, from the exons AAAATTACGAAGATTACGAAGAATATCCCCCCTATGAAGATTACAATTATGAAGAAGAGCCATATCCCACTGACCGTGAACGTGGTCCAGTGACCACTGAAGCCCCTCCGGCTGCTCCATATGACCCATATGCTGCCACAGAGGCCCCACCCTACGACCCATATGGTCCCTATGACCCATACACAACAGAGGCCCCCTACGACTCTTATGATCCTTATGATTACACTGAacctcccaccactaccaccaccagcaccactaccaccacaaccacaaccacaaccactcctccacctactactaccacaaccacaaccaccaccaccccacccccaccgccACCTCCGACAGTTGCTTATGAAGGGGAGGCTACAAGAGTGAGAAGACCAGGTAGGCGTCGGAAGGGGGAGCGCAGAGGACAGGTTGGACGtgacagggaag AAGAACCTCCTCCGGAAATTGTCGGACCA ACACCTCCTGATACCGGCTACGGCGCTTCCACCACCGGCGCGGAGGGCGGCTCTGGGCCTCCAGGAGACCGGGGTCCCACGGGCACCCCAGGCGACCCCGGAATTCCAGGtcagcctggaccaccaggacccaTGCCAGAT ATTGCGCCATGGTTGACGCAGCTTTCTCAGTCCCAAGGCGGAGAAAAAGGACCCATTCAGCCAGACCCATTCAGTTATCTGCAAGCTCAAGTGGGGCCTGTCGGCCCTAGGGGCTCCCCAG GATCACCAGGTCCCTCTGGCCCTCAAGGTTTCCAGGGGACACGAGGTGAGCCTGGTGACACAGGCCCTATTGGTTCAGCAGGCCCTCCAGGTCCtcgaggaatgccaggaatcccagGAAAAGAT GGTGAGAATGGAGAAGATGGAGCACCAGGTCCCCCAGGTTCAGTGGGACCTCCTGGTCCCCGCGGTCTACCTGGTATGCCAGGTCTACCTGGCGTGAAGGGACACCGTGGCTTTTCTGGTCTGGACGGAGCTAAGGGAGAGCAAGGTCAGATGGGTGACAAGGGTGCTGCAGGTCCTGGGGGTCCACCTGGACCCGTTGGTCCTATG GGCTCGGCTGGTCCCCGTGGTGAGCGAGGTAGGGAGGGTCCACCAGGTCCTCCTGGCTTGAGAGGTATTGATGGCATTGGAGGTCCTCCTGGCCCTCCAGGTCCACCTGGCAAGTCTGGCCCCCCTGGCTTCCCTGGCAGTGCAGGAGCTAAGGGAGACCAAGGTGTACAGGGATCTAAGGGTTCTCAAGGTCTCCAGGGCCCAAGAG GTGAGGCAGGAAAGCCCGGTACTCCTGGAGAGCCTGGCCCCCAGGGAGGACCTGGCAAGGATGGCATGCCTGGAGAGAAGGGCGCTCCTGGTGCACAGGGAGATTCTGGCCCTCCAGGATTCCCAGGTGCTCGTGGGCCCCCAGGTCTACCTGGCAGCCCTGGCATGCCTGGCAACAAGGGTGAGAGG GGTTTGGCTGGAGAACGAGGCTTCAAAGGAGAAGGAGGAATGAAGGGAGAAGGAGGAACCCCTGGCCCTCGTGGGCTGCCAGGTGCTCCTGGATCTTCAGGTAAACGCGGCAAGAGAGGTATTCGAGGTCCTCCAGGAGGAGTGGGCCCTCAGGGCGAACGTGGACCAACAGGAGGCCGTGGTCTCCCAGGTGCTGATGGACCTCCAGGCCCTAAGG GTCAGAGTGGTGACCCAGGCCCCACTGGCACCAATGGTCAGAAAGGTCGTGAAGGCAACCCTGGTCCTCCAGGCCTACCAGGTCGCCAAGGCCTGCGAGGGCCCACTGGTCTATCTGGTCCCTCTGGCAAAACTGGTCGGCCTGGAGACCGAGGTCCACCTGGAGCTGATGGCAAACCTGGTGACCAAGGACCTCAAGGAATTCAGGGTCTTCCCGGACCTATGGGACCTCCTGGTCCACTTGGACCAATC ggTGAGCCTGGCAAAGACGGCAATCCTGGTGAGATTGGTGCAACAGGCCCCAGAGGTGACCCAGGAAAGGATGGTTCTCAGGGGCCCCCAGGCGTGGCAGGGCCAACAGGTTCTCCTGGCGAGCGAGgtccccctggttctccaggtgCTCGTGGCTTCCAAGGTCTTCCTGGTGCTCCTGGAATTTCTGGTGCTAATGGAAAGGACGGGGAGGCTGGTCTGCAgggtcctcggggtctgcctggtGGTGCTGGTCTTCGTGGTCAGCGAGGCTTTCCCGGAGAACGAGGTGCTCAAGGTCCCCCAGGTGAAGCCGGCAAACGTGGAGAGAGTGGCCAAAGTGGTCCTGATGGACCTGCAGGTCCTGCTGGTCCACCAGGACAAAAAGGTCATTCTGGTCCCTCTGGTCTCGTT GGTCTTCCTGGTGGTCGAGGGCCTCCTGGTCTTCCAGGAGAGAAAGGTGAACGTGGATCATTAGGACGTGTTGGACCCGAGGGCCCACCAGGTCGTCAAGGAGATCAAGGTCCTCAGGGTATAATGGGTCCAATTGGGCCTCCAGGAGAACCTGCAGAGAAGGGAGATCCAGGTCCACCAGGTCCTCCTGGTGAAGCTGGTGCCAACGGCATGACTGGAGATCGAGGTCCCCAGGGTGAACAGGGTCTTCAGGGTTTCCCAGGACCTCTTGGGCCACCTGGAACTTCAGGTCCCAAAGGACAACGTGGTCTACCTGGTCAGAAGGGCACTCAAGGTAACCCTGGCTTGGTAGGACAGCCTGGTGAAACTGGACCTCAGGGTCTAGCTGGACTGACGGGTGCAAAGGGACAGCGAGGTGAACTAGGACAACGAGGAGAGCCTGGTCTAATGGGTCCCCCTGGACGACCTGGCAATGCTGGCACGCCT GGTACCCCAGGAGATCAAGGACCTCCAGGTTCAAGTGGTAACCCTGGAATCAAGGGAACCCCTGGTGACACTGGCCGACCTGGTCTGCCAGGACCAACTGGCCAGCCCGGTGCCCCTGGAGCTGAGGGACCTAAGGGTGAAGCTGGTCCTGAAGGTCGCTCTGGAGCCGTTGGTCAGCCTGGTCCTGTTGGACCATCAGGAGAACGTGGATTGCCTGGTCTtcctggtccacctggtcctcctgGACTTCGAGGGAAAAATGGCGAACGC GGAGAACAAGGTCCAGAAGGCAAACGTGGTGATGAAGGTCCCATTGGTTCTCCTGGGTTGCCTGGGTCTGTCGGCCCTATTGGTCCCACAGGTGACAATGGTGCCCCTGGTGCTGACGGCAAACCTGGGCCTCCGGGTATTTCTGGTCGTACAGGAGACAAGGGCCCACCAGGTTCACCAGGACAACAGGGCGGCCCTGGACCCACTGGTTTACCT GGTCCCCCTGGGCCTGCTGGACCCATTGGCCCAACTGGAGAGCGTGGAGACCGCGGAGAAGTTGGACCACAAGGTGTTGAGGGTAGTCCAGGTCCAAGAGGAAAGTCTGGTGCACCAGGAACACAAGGAGAAACTGGAGAAACTGGAGCAGCAGGTCCTAAGGGTGCCAAGGGACACAGAGGTCTCATTGGTCTTCAAGGTCTTCCTGGGCCTCAAGGTCCCTCGGGTGACAAAGGTGTACCTGGTGTTGCTGGTCCACCCGGTCCATCTGGTGAGCCTGGTCCTAAGGGCCCACCTGGCCGTGATGGAGGAATTGGTCCTCAAGGTATTATGGGTCCTCCTGGTCCCCGTGGTCCTAGCGGAGAAGAAGGTAAATTTGGTCCTCCTGGCCCACCTGGTCCTTCTGGTCCCCCTGGTCCACCTGGTGAATCTATGGGTTATGATGCAGCAGCACTGGCAGCTCTCCTAGGGCAGGGTCAGGCTAAGGGACCAGATCCTCTTCAGGGTGATGATTCCGAACTGCCAGCACGTCTCTTTGGCAAAGAAATCACGGACGATGAGCGTCGCGATCTCATAACCAAGGCATATGAGCAACTCAAGACATCTTTCAAGAAGTTCCTCAGACCAGAAGGCACAAAAGACTCCCCAGCAAAGACATGCCGTGATCTGGCTTACACTCATCCGGAACTTCCCAATG GGGAATACTGGGTGGACCCCAACGAGGGAGATACGAAGGATGCCATCGTGGTATTCTGTGACATGGAGAAGAAGGCAACATGTGTCCTGCCGCAGCCTGAGATCACCCAAGAGTTCACTTGGCGTGGACAGCCTCGGGGCATTGTCTGGCTTGGAGAGGACATTCAACCAGGTTATGAG TTCACATACAAGGCAGACAGCAACCAGATGCAGTTCCTGCAGCTGTTGTCAGCAGAGGCGACCCAGCAGCTCACCTACCATTGCAAGAACTCTGTTGCCGTATTCGATGCCAGGAGGAGGAACCTTCGCAATGCCTTGCAGATCATGACTGTCTCGGACACAGAGCTTAAAGCCAGAGGGAATAGGAAGTTTAAATACAGAGTTATAGAAGATGGATGTAAG ACAAGACTTCCCACCTGGGCCTCCACCATTATAGAGTTCCGCACAGAGAAACCACAGCGGTTACCATTCGTGGACATTGGTGTCCGGGATATTGGTGAACCCAACCAAGCATTTAAAATCGAGCTGGGACCCGTGTGCTACTCGTAG